The genomic interval GCCCCTGTCCAAGACCTTCAGCGCGCCGGATGCACCCGCGTGAACGACACCGTCTCGCCCGCCTGCTCCGCGCCCTGATTGAAGAACACACAGCCCTCCACCAGCGCGGGCCGCTGCGGCAACACCAACCGGTGCGCGACGCGGCGCGCCTCGCCGCCGGCCGTGGGGAGCGCGTGCAGCTCGCCCAGGAACGCGTCTTCGAACGCGACGATGATCAGCTCGTCGTCCGCCGCGTGCGAGAGCGCGCCGGAGAGGGGCACGGTCCCGACCAGCCGCTCGGGGCCGCGCATGGGGCGGAACACCACCTCGCGCGGGTAGCCGGCGCGGCGCAGCTCGTAGAAGCCGTCCGCGGTGGCTTCGTCGGCGCCCACGGGCACGCGCCGCTCCTCGGCCTGCTGGACGGCCTGGTCCACGTAGGCGGTCTCGAACGCGCTGCGCAGGACGAGGTGCCCGGCCTGGCTGCGCCCCAGGCGGAACTGCGAGCGCGGCAGGGTCCGGACCACCTCGGGCGCGCCGCCCACGCCGGGCAGGCGCATGAGCCGCGCCTCGCCCACGTTGGGGTCGGTGTCCATCCAGTAGAGCGCGCCGTCCGAGGCAAACAGCCCCGACACGGCGAGCCCGGAGAGCCCCTCGGCGACGGGGGTCAGCGTGAGCGTGGTGAGGTCCAGGCGCTGGACGCTGTCACGCCCACGCGTGATGGGGTTGGCGCTGAACGCGTAGAGGTGCGTGTCGTCCGCCGTGAGCCCTGTCGTGTTCAGCGGCGCCGCGGACAGCAGGCGCTCTCGCCCGCCGCGCAGGTCCCACTCGCGCACGCCAGTACGCCCGGCGGCGAAGACGCGCCCCCGGTGGACGGTGAAGCGGTGCGTGCCCTCCCAGCGCGTGACGCGCGTCTCGCCGCACACGCTGGCCGGACGCTCCACCCACACGCCGGGTGCGCTGGGGGGCGCCGCAGGCTCGGTGGTCGCCGTGCTGGCGGGTGCCGTTGCGGCGCGCTCGCTGGGCCGCACTGGCGTGGCCTCGCTGGCCCCCGAGTCGCCGCTGCAGCCCACGAGCGCCGAGCCCACGCAGAGCCCCGCGCACGCCCACCAAGGAGTCAGAGCGCCACCTGCGCCACCCAGGCGCGGGCCTCGTCCACGGTGGCGAAGACCTTGTGCGGGTACTCGAACGGCGAGAACCACATGATGGCGGTGAGCGCGCCGCGCAGGACCGCAGAGGGGAGCACGTACGCCTCGGCGCGGCAGTAGCGCTTGGTGTGCGCGTTGTTGCGCTTCGAGAACTCGGCGAAGTGCTGGCGAGCGGCCGCGTCGGGCACGCTGGCGTAGGTGGCGTCGATGACCAGCGTGTAGGGCTCGCGGCGGGCAAAGACCTTGTCCTGCAGCGCCTCGGTCACGACGCGCGCCCCGGGCAGCGACATGCCGCCGCTGAGCGTGACGAGGACGTTGGGGAAGCGCGAGACGTCCAGGCTGAAGCCTTCGCGGGTGGGGCTGTGCGGTGCGGTCGAAGGGGTCATGGCGGCTCTCGGGCGCTGCGGTCTGGCACGGAGCCTGCGGTGCGCAACTCGTCCGCGAACCTCCACAGCGTCGCTCATCCTCGCACACGTGTACGCTGAGCGCGATGCGCCCCGAAGACATTGTCTACGACCCCTCGTCTCTGTCCCCAGCCGCGGACCGCGAGCCCGTCCGCGTGACGTGGCTCGGCACGGCCGGCTTTGCGATCGAGCACGCCGGCTACACGGTGCTGATCGATCCCTACGTCACGCGCTCGTCCCTGCTGGACTGCGTGCGCGCGCCGCTCGTGAGCGACGCCGTCGCGGTGCAGCGCTATGTGCCCAAGGCGGACGCCATCATCACGGGGCACACCCACTTCGACCACGCGCTGGACGTGCCCGACATCGCGCGCGCGACGGGCGCTACCGTCTACGGCTCGCGCTCGTGCGTGCAGCTGTGCCGCATGGCGGGCATCCCCGAGGCGCAGGTGGTGGATGTGGAGTCGCGGCGCGGCCCCTTCGCTGAGGCGGAGGTGGGCCCCTTCCACCTGCGCTTCGTGCCCAGCGCGCACTCGGCGTTTCTGCTGGGGCGCGTGCCGATGCCAGGCGACATCGCCGACTGCGACCAGATCCCGCTGCGCACCGAGCAGTATCGCTGCGGCGCGGTGTTCGGCGTGGACATCCGCGTGGCGGGCAAGCGCCTGTATCACCTGGGCAGCGCCGACCTGCTGGACGCGCACCCCGAGCGCGACGTGGACCTGCTGCTGATGTGCGTGGCGGGCTGGACGACCACCCCGCGCTTCGTGCCGCGCGTGATGGGCGCGCTGCGCCCCGGGGCCGTGCTGCTCTCGCACTGGGACAACTTCTTCCTGCCCATGAGCGCAGGCGCCAAGGCGCTGCCCGCCATGCAGCTGCCGCGCCTGGTGGACGGCCTCACGGCCATCGACCCGAGCGTGCGGGTGGGGACTGTGCCGTTGCTGGGGCACGTGCTGCTGTAGGCGCCCGAAAGCCCGCCTGCATACGCAAGACACAGCGGAAAGATGCGCACCCGCTGTCGCTGATACCCAGACAGGGGTATCCTTCCGGGATGCGCTTCCCCTCGGCCCGTGTCTCCGCGCGGTGGCTCGCCCCCATCGCGCTCGTCTTTGCGTTGTGTGGTGGGCGCCCACGCGCCAACGCTCAAGACCTCGTGGTGGACAACATGACGATCACGATGCACGGCGTCCAACGCTTCGACACCGTGCGCGTCATCAACGGGGGGCGCATCAACGTCACGCCCTTCGACCCGATGACGCCCGGCAGCGGCAACCTCGAGCTGATCGCGGACAGCATCTTGGTGGACGCCACGTCGTCCATCCTCGCGCGCGGCGCGGGCTACCAGACGGCGCGCTGCGGCAACGGCGGCGGACCCGGCGGCGGCGTGGGCGGCTGCGCGGTGCGCGACTCGGGTGGCGGCGGCGCGCACTTCGGCCGCGGTGGGCGCGGCACCAAGGACTGCGCAGCCGCCGGCTGCACGTTCCCGCTGCACTGGGAGGAGGACTGCGGCAACTCGCTCAACGGCGCCGGGCTGATGTGCAGCACGACGTCCAACTGCCGCAACAACGACGGCCTTCCGTCCACCGCGGGCATCCCGTTCTGGCACTCCATCTACGAGGTGGAGTTCGGCAGCGCGGGCGGCGACAAGGGCTGCCGCGACGGAGACGGCTTCGACACGGACCCCGGCGTGGGCGGCCCCGGCGGCGGCCGCATCGTGCTGGCGGCTCCCAACGGCACCATCGACGTGCAGGGCTCGGTGCGCGCAGACGGCAAGCGCGGCTGTGGCATCGGCAACGACTCGGCCGGCGGCGGCGCGGGCGGCACGGTGATGATCGCGGGCATGTCGGTGACCATCGGCGCCAACGCGGTGGTCTCTGCGGCGGGCGGCCTGGGCGGCGACACGCGCGCGGGCGCCATGGGCCAACCGGACTCCCAGGACTGTCCAGCCGGGTCACAGACCTCGGGCACGTGCGACGACTGCGGCGGCGGCGGCGGCGGTGGCATCGTCAGCGTGCTGTCCGTGACGTCCAACATCGCATCGGGCGCCACCTTCGACGTCTCGGCCGCGCTCGGCGGCGTGTGCCCCATCTGCAGCGGCGAGGCGGGCGGCGGGGCGGGCGAGCTCCAGATCAACGCGCGCTACATCGGCGAGTTCTGCGACGGCTTCGACAACGACTTCGATGGGATGGTGGACGAGGGGCTGGGGACGGTCTCCTGCGGCCTCGGGTCGTGCACCACCACCATGCCCGCGTGCATGAGCGGCACCCCCACCACGTGCACGCCGGTCGTGAGTGGCCCCGACTGCGAGCAGCCGCCCGTGTGCAACGAGCCGCGCATCGCGGTCATTCTGGATACCTCCGCGTCGATGCTGCAGAACCTCGCGGGCTTCGCCACGTTCGGCGACGGATCGCTCGAGCACCCCGGCCTCGACACGGACGGCAACATGCAGCCCGACGACTCGCGCATGTACCTGGCCAAGGAAGCCCTCGCGCAGGTCATCAGCAGCTACCCGGAGATCGACTTCGCCCTGGCGCGCTACCACCAGGACACGGCGCTCGACCAGAGCTGTCAGATCGCGAAGTGGATCGAGTGCGCAGGCATCTTCGCCACGTACGACAACCCGACGGACAACACGGGCAACGTCATCTGCAACGTGAACATCAACGGCACCACGACCGTCCAGGTCCGCGAGACCAGCACGGGCGAGGAATGCATCAACTACGCCGGCAGCTGCGGCGGCCCGCGGCGCGGCGCGGACATCTTGGCGGGCTTCGGCAGCGACACCATCGACGTGGTGCGCTGGCTCGACAGCCGCGAGACGGCCTTCGACGCCAGCGAGACGCCCGGGGACTTCTGCGCGCACAGCTCGGGCAACGACTGTGAGATCCGCGCCACGGGCCCCACGCCCTTGGCGGGCTCGCTGCAGGCCATCCAGGACTACATGCTGCCGTTGATCGCGACCGACCCGTGCACGTCGTGCCGGGGCTACAGCGTGATCCTCGTGACGGACGGCGACGAGAGCTGCAACGGCAACCCGCCCGCCGAGGCGGCCTTGCTGCAGGCGGCGGGCGTGGACGTGTACGTCGTCGCGGTCAGCGTGCTGGCCGAAGAGCAGGCGGCGCTGAACGCCATCGCAGCGGCGGGCGGCACGACGGCGGCCACGTTCGTGAGCAACCCCGCGGACCTGGTGCCCACGCTGACCAGCATCGTGGGCGGGTCCATTCGCTTCGAGTCGTGCAACGAAGCGGACGACGACTGCGACGGCGTCGTCGACGAGGGCTTCGTGGGGCTGGGCGCGGCCTGCAACGACGGCCTGATCGGCGCGTGTCGCGGCACGGGGGTCATCGCCTGCCGCGACGACTTTGGCGGCACCGAGTGCGACATCACGTCGCCCGGTAGCATGGCCGGCACCGAGGCCTGCGGCGGCGGCGACGAGGACTGTGACGGCCGCATCGACGAGATGCTGGTGTGCACGGGCAACTGCACGCCGACCGGCGCCGAGGTCTGCAACGGCATCGACGACGACTGCAACGGCCTGGTGGACGAAGCCGACCCCGCGCTCGGCACGGCGTGTGGCATGGACGAAGGCGAGTGCCGCGCCGGGACGCTGCGGTGCATCGCGGGGATGCTGGAGTGCATCGGCGCCCAGGGCCCACGCATGGAGGTGTGCAACGGTCTCGACGAAGACTGCGACGGAATGAACGACAACGAGGCCGTCTGCCCGCCCGACACGCTGTGCGCCGAGGGAGGCTGCCGCTCACGCTGTCTGGCCGAGTTCGGCTGCGCGCCGGGCCTCGAGTGTGTGGAGCTTCCGGAGGGCGGATACTGCATCCCGACCGCTTGCTCCGTGTGCACGCAAGCCGAGGCCTGCGTGAACAACGTCTGCGTCGACCGCTGCGCAGACGTCATGTGCGACAGCAACGAGACCTGCGTGCGCGGCACCTGCCGCGACTGCACCACGGAGGGCTGCGCCACGGGCGAGCTGTGCGTCGACGCGGTCTGCGTGACGGACCTGTGCGCCCTCGCGAACTGCGCCACGGGCGAGAGCTGCTTCAACGGCGACTGCCGACCCAGCTGCGACGACCGCACCTGCCCGGTGGGCCAGGCCTGCGATCCCACGGGGGCCTGCACCGACGACCCCTGCGCCGACGTCAGCTGCGACGCGAATCAGGTGTGTCTCGGCGGGTCGTGCCGCGACGACCAGTGCACGGACATCCTGTGCCCCACCGGGAACGTGTGCGTGCCCGCGCTCGGCTGCATCACCAACCCGTGCGTCATGGTGACGTGCGCCGCGGGTCGCGTGTGTCAGGTGACCGACGCCGGGCTCGCCCAGTGCCGCGTGGCCGGTGAAGTCTCGCCGCCGCCCGGCGGGACGAACGTGCTGGTGTCGGGCAACGGCGGCGCGAGTGGGTGCGTGGCCATGCCGGGTGCGCGTGGAGGCGGGGATGCGCCGCCATGGCCGGCCTGGCTACCCAGCGTGCTGCTCGTCGGCTTGGCCCTGCTGCGTCGTCGGGGGGCCAAGTGATGCGCGCTACCGTCATGATGCGGGCCCGGCCCGTGCTGTGCGCCGTCGCGCTGTCGGCCATCTTTGCGGGCTGCGGCGTGGACCCCTACTGCCTCGACTGCGTCGAAGGCGACGCCTCGGTCGATCAGGGCCGCGATGGCATGGTGCTCCCGGGAGACATGGACGTAGCCGACCAGCGCATGGACCGCGGCGTGTGCGTGCCCACCGGCGAGGACGAGACCTGCAACGAGCAGGACGACGACTGCGACACCCGTGTGGACGAGGGCTTCGACCTGCAGACCGACGCGCTGCACTGCGGGGACTGCGACACCAGCTGCCTGCGGCCCAACGCGAACGTCGCGTGCGAGGAGGGCGAGTGTACGCAGGACGGCTGCTTCGACGGCTTCGCCGACATCGACACGAGCAGCGCAGCGCCCGGGTGCGAGTACCGGTGCCCGGTGTTCCCCACGACGAGTGAGGACTGCAACGGCATCGACGACGACTGCGACGGGCGCGTGGACGAAGCGGTGGACCTGCCGCCACCCCCGGCGGGTCTGTGCCGCACGACGCCAGGAACCCCGTGCGAAGGCACGGTGCCCGTGTGCGAGACGCGCAACGGGATCGGCACGTGGTACTGCGACTACGCGCCCGAGGTGGAGTTCGATCCGGACATCCCGAGCGGTGTCGTGCTGCAGGAGCAGCGCTGCGACGGGTTCGACGGTGACTGCGATGGTGTCGCGGATGACGCGTTCCCCACGCTGGGCACCGACTGCGACAACGGCGACCTCGGCGCCTGCCGCGACGAAGGGCGCGTGGTGTGCGACCCCACCGACACCAGCGCCACGATGTGCGACTTCACGCAGGGCCCGAACCCCGTCCCCGGCGCTCCGATGGCCGAAGCGTGCAACGGGATCGACGACAACTGCGACGGCGTCATCGACAACTCGGACCCCATGGACCCGGACCGCGTCATCGACGACATGGTCCACATCACGCACGGCGGGATGGACTTCTACATCTACCGCTACGAGGCCTCGCGACCCGATGCGAGCGACGCGGACGCGGGCGCTGCGAGCCAGCGCGCGTGCAGCAACGCGAACGTGCTGCCATGGACGACCGTGGCCCACAGCGCGGCCGCTGCGGCCTGCAGCGCGGCGGGCTTCCGGCTGTGCACGGGGCCCGAGTGGCAGGCGGCGTGCGAGGCCGCGACCGCGACGACCTACCCCTACGGCAACGCGTACGCGCCCATGACCTGCAATGGCGGCGACCGCGACGCGATACCGGGCGGCATGGTGAACCACAGCGTCGCGCCGACGGGTGCCCTCGCCGCGTGTGTCAGCGCGGACGGCGTGCTGGACATGTCCGGCAACGTCAAGGAGTGGACCGAGGACCCGAGAACCGGGCCACCGGCCACCTTCGTCATTCGCGGAGGCTCGTTCGAGTCCCCCGAGCTGGGGCTCACGTGCCAGACCACCCTCTCCCAGGCCTTGCCGGACACCGCCCAGGCGACGCTCGGCTTCCGCTGCTGCTCGGACGTGGCACCATGACTCGGACTCGTCGACACATCCGCCCGGCCCTGCAGACGCTGTTGGGGATCGCTTCCTTCGCGAGCCTCGCGCTCTCGACCAGCAGCGGCGCAGCGCAGGCCCCCCAAGGCACGTTCACGGCCAACCGCTTCAGCCCCGCCGCAGGAAGCGGCAACTACCTCGAGGTGGACGGCGCTGCGGTGCACTCGCACCTCGAGGGCAGCGTGGGCTTGACGCTGGACTACGCCCACCAGCCGCTGGTCATCCACAGCGTGACATGCACCGACCCCGTCGCGGGGACCGGCTGCCAGGTCGACGGCGTGCGCTCCGAGCTGGTGAGCTACAGCCTGACGGCCAGCCTGTGGGGGGCGCTCACCCTGGCTGACCGCCTGCAGATCAGCCTGGTGTTGCCGCTGACGTTCTCGAGCGGCGACGGGTTCATGGAGCTGGGGCGCGGCCCCGACAACGTCACCATCGAGGGCGGGTCCGCGGTGGGCCTTGGGGACCCGCGCCTCGGCGCGAAGGTGCGCATCCTGGGCGAGGAGAGCGACACCTTCCGCTTGGCCGCGGCCGTCTGGGTCGCGCTGCCGCTTGGCGATGTGTTCCAGGAGGGGCGCTTCATTGGCAACGCCAGCGCGAGTGTGGGTGGCCACGCCATCGCGCAGGTGGTCACCAACGGCTTCCATCTGAGCCTGAACGTGGGTGGCCTGTGGCGCGACGAGCAGACGCTCCTGAGCACCACGCAGGGCCCCGAGATCTACTACCGCGGCGCCATCGGCTACGAGGTGCACCCGGACGTGCTGCTCTTCGCGGAGGTGAGCGGCGCCACGGGTCTGAGCGGTGACTACGACGAGAACCCGCTCGAAGGGCGCCTCGGCGCGCTCATCGACCACGGCTCGTTCCGCTTTACGCTCGCGGGCGGCGCCGGGATCCTGGGTGGGGTCGGGGTGCCGGTGTTCCGCGTGGTCGGCGGCTTCGCGTTCGTGCCCCAGAGCAACGTGCGCGCGCCGGTCGTCGGCGACGACATCGGACCCGAGCTGGACGGCCCCGACGCGTCTCGCGGCTGCCGGCCAGCGGGCGACGAGGAGAGCCCGTTCGACACCCGCCCCATGTGTGAGTCCGCGCCCGCGCCAGCCACGGGCCCCGCGGAGGCTGTCCCGGCCGAGCCAGAGCCGACGCCCGACGCGGAGTCCGAGGGCGACGCGGACGTCAGCGGAGCTTGACGAACTGATACGACCAGCCGGGGAGGCTCACGCGCGGCGTGGCCACCCCGTCGACGACCTCGTAGAGCTGCGTGGCGTAGCCCACCTCGTCGCCGCCCGGGACCATGAGGATCAAGCGGT from Sandaracinaceae bacterium carries:
- a CDS encoding MBL fold metallo-hydrolase, which produces MRPEDIVYDPSSLSPAADREPVRVTWLGTAGFAIEHAGYTVLIDPYVTRSSLLDCVRAPLVSDAVAVQRYVPKADAIITGHTHFDHALDVPDIARATGATVYGSRSCVQLCRMAGIPEAQVVDVESRRGPFAEAEVGPFHLRFVPSAHSAFLLGRVPMPGDIADCDQIPLRTEQYRCGAVFGVDIRVAGKRLYHLGSADLLDAHPERDVDLLLMCVAGWTTTPRFVPRVMGALRPGAVLLSHWDNFFLPMSAGAKALPAMQLPRLVDGLTAIDPSVRVGTVPLLGHVLL
- a CDS encoding SUMF1/EgtB/PvdO family nonheme iron enzyme, whose amino-acid sequence is MRATVMMRARPVLCAVALSAIFAGCGVDPYCLDCVEGDASVDQGRDGMVLPGDMDVADQRMDRGVCVPTGEDETCNEQDDDCDTRVDEGFDLQTDALHCGDCDTSCLRPNANVACEEGECTQDGCFDGFADIDTSSAAPGCEYRCPVFPTTSEDCNGIDDDCDGRVDEAVDLPPPPAGLCRTTPGTPCEGTVPVCETRNGIGTWYCDYAPEVEFDPDIPSGVVLQEQRCDGFDGDCDGVADDAFPTLGTDCDNGDLGACRDEGRVVCDPTDTSATMCDFTQGPNPVPGAPMAEACNGIDDNCDGVIDNSDPMDPDRVIDDMVHITHGGMDFYIYRYEASRPDASDADAGAASQRACSNANVLPWTTVAHSAAAAACSAAGFRLCTGPEWQAACEAATATTYPYGNAYAPMTCNGGDRDAIPGGMVNHSVAPTGALAACVSADGVLDMSGNVKEWTEDPRTGPPATFVIRGGSFESPELGLTCQTTLSQALPDTAQATLGFRCCSDVAP
- a CDS encoding transporter; this translates as MTRTRRHIRPALQTLLGIASFASLALSTSSGAAQAPQGTFTANRFSPAAGSGNYLEVDGAAVHSHLEGSVGLTLDYAHQPLVIHSVTCTDPVAGTGCQVDGVRSELVSYSLTASLWGALTLADRLQISLVLPLTFSSGDGFMELGRGPDNVTIEGGSAVGLGDPRLGAKVRILGEESDTFRLAAAVWVALPLGDVFQEGRFIGNASASVGGHAIAQVVTNGFHLSLNVGGLWRDEQTLLSTTQGPEIYYRGAIGYEVHPDVLLFAEVSGATGLSGDYDENPLEGRLGALIDHGSFRFTLAGGAGILGGVGVPVFRVVGGFAFVPQSNVRAPVVGDDIGPELDGPDASRGCRPAGDEESPFDTRPMCESAPAPATGPAEAVPAEPEPTPDAESEGDADVSGA